A single region of the Erythrobacter sp. HL-111 genome encodes:
- a CDS encoding VirB4 family type IV secretion/conjugal transfer ATPase has protein sequence MVKWIGPAAWSAKEARVGDRLPYARLVDESTVLLRDGSVMSAIQVPGLLFETEDSDALNAHAATREVMLRSTLDARFVLYHHVIRRRVEVELEAEFDDPLSRHIDARWKERLAGGSLFINDQFVTLIRRPARGKTGLPERAARFFSRRGQEELEADPKDIRTLKSAITGLVASLSAYGASVLADYTSPSGGINSEMLELLSALYNGEMRPVRRPNDDVDIGHMLPYRRASFGLDAMELRGSGAPDFAAILGLKDYPEATSPGLLDPLLRLPFEMVVTESYAPNERTTARERIDLALRRLRSVDEEAAAERSDMMNARDALGAGSVGFGDHHLTVLVRERDLPRLDDAAAACAAALADTGAIAVREDVNLEPAFWAQFPGNEDYIVRRALISSANMAGFGSFHGFALGSAANNHWGDAVTLLETTSATPFFFNFHHGDLGNFSVIGPSGSGKTVVMNFLAAQAQKFRPRTILFDKDRGAELFIRGIGGRYDRINPGEPTGFNPLALPDTAANRAFLRDWLGVLLKAEGPEEYATISAAVDAAYANDSRLRRLRHFKELLAGARRPEPGDLADRLGAWIGDPSGEGGEHAWLFDNERDALDLEERVLGFDMTALLENPRLRTPVMMYLFHRIDERLDGQPTMILIDEGWKALDDEVFAARIRDWLKTLRKRNALVGFATQSARDALESRISTALVEQTATMVFMPNSRARPEDYCDGFGLTEHELALIRSLPAHSRCFLVRQPDASVVVRLDLSGAPEVLTILSGRESAVRRLDLLREAVGDEPSAWFPALTNRAWPDGSGEVDADGHPVWQAAE, from the coding sequence ATGGTGAAATGGATCGGACCCGCCGCCTGGAGCGCGAAGGAAGCGCGCGTCGGCGACCGCCTGCCCTATGCCCGCCTCGTCGACGAGAGCACCGTGCTGCTGCGCGACGGCTCGGTGATGAGCGCGATCCAGGTCCCCGGCCTCCTCTTCGAGACCGAGGATTCCGACGCGCTCAACGCCCACGCCGCGACGCGCGAGGTGATGCTGCGTTCGACGCTGGACGCGCGGTTCGTGCTTTACCACCACGTCATCCGCCGCCGGGTCGAGGTCGAGCTCGAAGCCGAATTCGACGATCCCCTGTCGCGCCACATCGACGCGCGCTGGAAGGAGCGGCTCGCGGGCGGGTCGCTGTTCATCAACGACCAGTTCGTCACCCTGATCCGCCGCCCCGCGCGCGGCAAGACCGGCCTGCCCGAACGCGCCGCCCGGTTCTTCAGCCGCCGCGGGCAGGAGGAACTGGAAGCCGATCCCAAGGACATCCGCACCCTCAAGAGCGCGATCACCGGCCTCGTCGCTTCGCTGTCGGCCTACGGGGCGAGCGTGCTGGCGGACTACACCTCGCCTTCGGGCGGGATCAATTCGGAGATGCTGGAGCTTCTCTCCGCGCTCTACAACGGCGAGATGCGCCCCGTGCGGCGGCCCAATGACGATGTCGATATCGGCCACATGCTGCCCTATCGCCGGGCGAGCTTCGGCCTCGACGCGATGGAACTGCGGGGGTCCGGTGCGCCCGATTTCGCCGCCATCCTCGGGCTCAAGGACTATCCCGAGGCGACTTCGCCCGGCCTGCTCGACCCGCTCCTGCGCCTGCCGTTCGAAATGGTCGTCACCGAAAGCTATGCCCCGAACGAGCGCACCACGGCGCGCGAGCGGATCGACCTCGCGCTGCGCCGCCTGCGTTCGGTGGACGAGGAGGCCGCGGCCGAACGCAGCGACATGATGAACGCGCGCGATGCGCTCGGCGCGGGATCGGTCGGGTTCGGCGACCATCACCTGACCGTGCTGGTGCGCGAGCGCGACCTGCCGCGATTGGACGATGCCGCCGCCGCCTGCGCCGCGGCGCTGGCCGACACGGGCGCGATCGCGGTGCGCGAGGACGTCAATCTCGAACCTGCCTTCTGGGCGCAGTTCCCGGGCAACGAGGACTACATCGTGCGCCGTGCGCTGATCTCGAGCGCGAACATGGCGGGGTTCGGCTCCTTCCACGGCTTCGCGCTCGGCAGCGCGGCGAACAACCACTGGGGCGATGCCGTCACCCTGCTGGAGACGACCAGCGCGACGCCGTTCTTCTTCAATTTCCACCACGGCGACCTCGGCAATTTCTCCGTGATCGGCCCGTCGGGGTCGGGCAAGACCGTGGTGATGAACTTCCTCGCCGCGCAGGCGCAGAAGTTCCGCCCGCGCACCATCCTGTTCGACAAGGACCGCGGGGCGGAGTTGTTCATCCGCGGGATCGGCGGGCGCTACGACCGGATCAATCCGGGCGAGCCGACCGGCTTCAACCCGCTCGCCTTGCCCGATACGGCGGCGAACCGCGCCTTCCTGCGCGATTGGCTCGGCGTGCTGCTCAAGGCCGAGGGGCCGGAGGAATACGCGACCATCAGCGCGGCGGTGGATGCGGCCTATGCCAATGATTCGCGCCTGCGCCGCCTGCGCCACTTCAAGGAACTGCTCGCCGGCGCCCGTCGGCCCGAACCGGGCGACCTCGCGGACCGGCTGGGCGCATGGATCGGCGACCCTTCGGGAGAGGGCGGGGAGCACGCCTGGCTGTTCGACAACGAGCGCGACGCGCTCGACCTCGAGGAGCGGGTGCTCGGCTTCGACATGACCGCCCTGCTCGAAAACCCGCGCCTGCGCACGCCGGTCATGATGTATCTCTTCCACCGCATCGACGAACGGCTCGATGGCCAGCCGACCATGATCCTGATCGACGAGGGCTGGAAGGCGCTGGACGACGAGGTGTTCGCCGCGCGCATCCGCGACTGGCTCAAGACGCTGAGGAAGCGCAACGCCCTGGTCGGTTTCGCCACCCAGTCGGCGCGCGACGCGCTCGAAAGCCGCATTTCCACCGCATTGGTGGAGCAGACCGCGACCATGGTCTTCATGCCCAATTCGAGGGCACGGCCCGAGGATTACTGCGACGGTTTCGGCCTTACCGAACACGAACTCGCGCTGATCCGCAGCTTGCCCGCGCATTCGCGCTGTTTCCTCGTGCGCCAGCCCGATGCGAGCGTCGTCGTGCGGCTCGACCTGTCGGGCGCGCCCGAGGTGCTGACGATCCTGTCCGGCCGCGAATCGGCGGTCAGGCGGCTCGACCTGCTGCGCGAAGCGGTCGGCGACGAGCCGAGCGCGTGGTTTCCCGCGCTCACCAACCGCGCCTGGCCCGACGGATCGGGCGAAGTCGATGCGGACGGGCACCCGGTGTGGCAGGCGGCGGAATGA
- a CDS encoding type IV secretion system protein VirB3, giving the protein MTALVRHPVHRTLTRPQMFAGVTLNFFIINMMVTTITFLILDSWWIVPVPFVMHAIGYFASLREPRIFDLWITKVSKCPRIANYKRWGCNSYAP; this is encoded by the coding sequence GTGACCGCGCTCGTCCGCCATCCCGTCCACCGGACCCTGACGCGGCCCCAGATGTTCGCGGGGGTGACGCTCAACTTCTTCATCATCAACATGATGGTGACGACGATCACCTTCCTGATTCTCGACAGCTGGTGGATCGTGCCCGTACCTTTCGTGATGCACGCCATCGGCTATTTTGCGTCCCTGCGCGAACCGCGTATCTTCGACCTGTGGATCACCAAGGTTTCGAAATGCCCGCGCATTGCGAACTACAAGCGCTGGGGCTGCAACAGTTACGCCCCATGA
- a CDS encoding TrbC/VirB2 family protein, translated as MNSLTTFPARIAAFLALILMPAAASAQTEAARSESPITDALLWMQNLLLGPIATSLAVMAVAGVGFMMLTGRMNWRYGGTVIIGVFIIFGAPRLVNTMATF; from the coding sequence ATGAATTCGCTCACGACCTTCCCGGCCCGCATCGCGGCCTTTCTCGCGCTCATCCTGATGCCCGCCGCGGCCTCCGCCCAGACCGAGGCGGCGCGCTCGGAAAGCCCGATCACCGATGCACTGCTGTGGATGCAGAACCTGCTGCTGGGGCCGATCGCGACCAGTCTCGCCGTGATGGCGGTGGCGGGGGTCGGCTTCATGATGCTGACGGGCCGGATGAACTGGCGCTATGGCGGCACGGTCATCATCGGCGTTTTCATCATCTTCGGCGCGCCGCGGCTCGTCAACACGATGGCGACGTTCTGA
- a CDS encoding lytic transglycosylase domain-containing protein, which yields MILARASRLGLEAAVVAVVALTGVAAEADVMEVDENGARWVAGGLPLSEAIPDGALASGKGSGGEELSAAYAADASPGGDIPGTIIADPAAHAAAIPAAYARKVHEVARRFDLSPALLEAVVWQESRWRANAVSPAGARGLAQLMPGTARYLGVDPDDPEANLEGGARYLREQLDRFDGDLEKALAAYNAGPGRVERAGGIPDIRETKLYVAAIMGRLASHSRPAD from the coding sequence ATGATTCTCGCCCGTGCGAGCAGGCTGGGCCTGGAAGCCGCCGTCGTCGCCGTCGTCGCCCTCACCGGCGTCGCCGCCGAGGCGGACGTGATGGAAGTGGACGAGAACGGCGCCCGCTGGGTCGCCGGCGGTCTGCCCCTGTCCGAAGCGATCCCCGATGGAGCGCTCGCCTCCGGAAAAGGTTCCGGAGGCGAGGAATTGTCCGCGGCCTACGCTGCCGACGCTTCCCCGGGCGGAGACATCCCCGGCACGATCATCGCCGATCCCGCCGCCCACGCCGCCGCGATTCCCGCGGCCTATGCCCGGAAGGTGCACGAGGTCGCGCGCCGTTTCGACCTTTCGCCCGCCCTGCTCGAAGCGGTGGTGTGGCAGGAGAGTCGCTGGCGCGCCAACGCCGTATCGCCCGCGGGGGCGCGCGGGCTCGCGCAGCTGATGCCCGGCACGGCGCGCTATCTCGGGGTCGATCCGGACGATCCGGAGGCCAATCTCGAGGGCGGGGCGCGTTACCTGCGCGAACAGCTCGACCGGTTCGACGGCGACCTCGAGAAGGCGCTCGCCGCCTATAATGCCGGGCCGGGCCGGGTCGAACGGGCCGGCGGCATCCCCGACATCCGCGAGACGAAGCTCTACGTGGCCGCGATCATGGGCCGTCTCGCCAGTCATTCCCGCCCGGCCGATTGA